Genomic window (Rhodohalobacter sp. SW132):
ATTCCGCATATTTGAATGTCTTTCTCTTATTCTGAGCCAACCTGACTTTCTCTTTTTCCGGAAGTAAAAACCGGGTCTTCGTTGTAAGTATTTCTCTGTTTTCAGAAACAAGATATACGCTTTTATTGCTAACCGGGATCAAAACATCCGGTTGATCTTTTTCTAATTGGCCTACCAACCGGTCCACATCTATTACCGCTTTAAATTGAAAACACACTTTATGTCTTAAAATCCTTGAAAAATAAAAGGGAGTAAGCTTTTTATTAAAATGAGCTTTGACCTTCAGGCCTCTTTCTGCCAGGCTTTTTGCAATTTCATACCCATGCTTGGTTTCACAGTCTGTTACGATAACATCAAATTTCATTGACACCGGTTCTTGAAATTTATGTATTCACTTAACGCATACAGCATCCAGGCCTGCCCCCAACGAACGTAATTCACTTTATTAACAAACAGCGGGTATTTCTGATAATAAAAATAGTTTTTTTCGTAAGAGTAAAAATTTTCAACGGCATAGTGATAAATCCTGTCTATAAATGAATAATCAAATTCCAGAGATTTACTGAACTTTGATAGATAATAAATGGCTGATGCCTGGTTGTGAATATCTATAGGATATTTTTTTGGTAACCTCCAGTAAATGGCTCCATCCGGTGAAACCTGGTTTTCCAAATAAAAATTAAGGCCCCTCTCAATAGTTTTATCAAATTTCTTACTACCTGTTGCATTTTTAAAATTCAAAAGACTTGAAATTACATACAGTTGATGAAAATCAGTTTGATATTTCTTACTGTTTCCCTGTAGTGAATAAGGAAACAACCCGTTCTCTTCCTGGTGATAAACAATATAATTGAGAAGTTTTTCAGCAAATCCGATCTGTTTACCCGATTCATTCAGTTGATAATTTCTCACCAAAATATCGGATGCAAGTCCAATAGCATTAAAGACAGTTGTATCTTTTTGTGTATCATAATTTAATTTCAAGCCCTCTCTATGCTCCTGAACTTCTAAATCCATTAAAACAAATTCACTACAGCTCAGTAATACGGATTTAATTTCTTCATCCCGATAATGTTGATAATGGTTAAACAATCCTTCATGAACATATGAGGTTGCGACAACATCTCCTATATTATTATTTCGCACTGTTTTCCTGTTTGCATACTCAAATGGCAACCCCCAGCAGGCACCGTGATACCCATCAAATTTATCGTTAAGAATAGATCCAACCAGCATTTTAATTTCATCCTCGGATTGACCTATTGAAGATATTTTTAAAAGAGAACTCAGAATCAAGGATTTTCCTTTTGGAATAAGCGTTTTTTCCACACCCATTGCCGGGCGAAAGTTTACAGGGCTTCTTTTATTCACCTGCGTCAAATAAAAAAGAACACGGTGGGGTAATTTCTTCCAGGCTTTATCCCCACAGTTCAGCAGGTCATAGGGATCATACCCTTTAAAATCTTTATCCCTGACTTTTTCATAACAATCACTATAAATCTGCACCGGGTTATTTTGCATCTTTGATCTTAAATGGTTCTATCAGTTCACTTTTTTTAAAAAGTGACAATAATTTTTCGTCAGTTATGCTGTCAGAAATTGCATATTCATAGTTATAAGTATCTTTAGGGAAATGATGCAGCAGATAATCAATCTTTCCCTTGCCATGGATATGCATGAAGGTTTTTGTATCATTTTCAAAGTGGCTACCCTTTGCATTTATCTGTAACCGTTCACCTAATATTCTGACATAATTATCTGGAGAGGCACTTAATATCAGCAACTCAAATTCATCGCCAACAAATTCACTTTTTAATTTATTTAATAGTGGTTCATTTAAAAAACTTGTCAAATTTCCGGTTAAATTATTCAGTTCAGGATCTTCTTCCAAAATTAACCGGATGGTATATTTTTTAAAATCCTCGAGTCGAATGAACCGAAAGCGCCTCAGCCATTTGAGAATAAGTGCATAAAAAGAACCGTTTTTAATTTTTTTATTGATATAAAACCGAAAACTGTCTACACCTATGAGTGTATGATCAAGATCAATGACAACTAATTTTTTCTTCACTATTCAATTTATTTACGATTTCGTCACAGGTTAAAAATTCAGCACCTCTTTTTTTCCCTTCCTTAATAATTTCCTCATATACCCAGGCATATCCCGGAAACTCCTCTTCATTGAACATTCTCTGGTGCCAAAGGATGGTGAACGGCACCTCATGTTTCTCCGAGTGGTCCATCCATTTGATTGCAAGTTTTAACGCTTTTTGAGGGTTATGGCCGGCTTCGCTAAATAGGTAGCACTCCATCAGGGTTAACGGTATTACAAACAGCCCACTTTTTTTATGGGTAAAGGGCGCTATGCGATCATCTTTATACCCAATACCATCCGTTCGGCCAAGTGACGCATCATACTCAAACCCCGCTTTTTTGTGTAACTCCCAGGTCAGCGGTTCTTCCATATTTAGGTAATGCTGGCGTATTCCTGAAACACTATGGCCAAGAATTTGCTCAAGGTGATCCTTTTCCTGTTTCAAAAGTTCCA
Coding sequences:
- a CDS encoding haloacid dehalogenase-like hydrolase — encoded protein: MKKKLVVIDLDHTLIGVDSFRFYINKKIKNGSFYALILKWLRRFRFIRLEDFKKYTIRLILEEDPELNNLTGNLTSFLNEPLLNKLKSEFVGDEFELLILSASPDNYVRILGERLQINAKGSHFENDTKTFMHIHGKGKIDYLLHHFPKDTYNYEYAISDSITDEKLLSLFKKSELIEPFKIKDAK
- a CDS encoding polysaccharide deacetylase family protein encodes the protein MSNLQICLTHDIDRISKSWQYITHDLRKGRISGFRPFLKGNNPYWMFEKMMGIEEKYGVRSTTFFLEETMPATWSKPTTWKLAYGRYSYQNKEIQKVIRDMDAGGWEIGVHGSYLSYKNLELLKQEKDHLEQILGHSVSGIRQHYLNMEEPLTWELHKKAGFEYDASLGRTDGIGYKDDRIAPFTHKKSGLFVIPLTLMECYLFSEAGHNPQKALKLAIKWMDHSEKHEVPFTILWHQRMFNEEEFPGYAWVYEEIIKEGKKRGAEFLTCDEIVNKLNSEEKISCH